The Pseudomonas nunensis genome includes the window ACCCGCAGGCCGAATCCCTGGGCAGCGGCACTTCGCCCCAGGCGGAAGCCATTCGCCTGCGCGGGCCATTGACGCCGCTGTTCGCCGCCAGCGAAATCGAAAGCCTGACCCAGCAGAACGGCGAGCAACCCGTCCTCAGCACACCGGTATTCGGCCTCGGTGGCCCCGATGGGCCCCTGCCCTACGCCTATCAGGAATGGCTGCAACAACGGGCTCGGGCCAAGGACCATGCGCCGGCGGAATTCCTCGACCTGTTCCAGCATCGTCTGTTGAGCCTGTTGTACAAGGTGATGCGTAAACACCGGATCGCCATTGGCTTTACGGTTCCCGGCGCCTCGCCGGTTCAGTCTCAATTGCGCGCGCTGACCGGGTTGTTGCCCAAAGCCTTGCAGGAGCGCGGGGCCATGCCCGACTCGGCGGTGTTGGCGTGTAGCGCGTTGTTCGCCGACGGACGCCGCTCACTCGCCGGTTTCGCCGCTGTGGTCCGCGAGCATTTCGAACTGCCGGTGGAACTCAGCGCCTATGAAGGCGCCTGGCGCGAGATCCCGCCCGCCAGCCGCAGCCGCATGATCCCGGGCGGCCGCAATCTGCAACTGGGTCGCACGGCAGTGGCCGGCACTCGGGTCTGGGATGAACACGCGGGTTTCAGAATGACCCTCGGCCCGTTGTCCTCGGCCCAGGCTGCAAAGTTTTTGCCGGACGGCGAATCCCACCCGGCACTGGCCAGCCTCAGCGCTCTGTACTTCGGGCCGGACCTGGATTGCACGCTGGTGTTGCTGGTGCGCGGCGCCGGCCCGATGAAACTCGGTCGCGAGGCGCCGCCGCTGCTGAGCTGGAACGGCGGTTTGCAACGTCAGACCAGCCTCGCGGTGCAACGCATCGAAACCCGTCTTCGTCAGCTGGAGATCACCTGAACATGGAACTGGCCAGCCTGATCGGACGCCTCAACCCGGACAACCGCCGCGCCCTGGAACGCGCCGCGCAACGCTGTCTGCAACGGGGTCATCACTACGTCGAAATCGAACACCTGTTGCTGGAGTTGCTGGACATCGAGGGCGGCGACTTCGCCTGGCTGCTGCCGCGATTTGGTCTGGAACGCGATGCCCTGACGGTGGAAATCAACAAGGCTCTGGAACTGTTCAAATCCGGCAGCACGCGCACGCCGGCGTTGTCGACCCACACCACCGGGCTGCTGGAAGATGCGGTGGTTCAGGCCAGCGTATTGGGGCTGGACAGCATTCGTTCGGGCTTGCTGCTGTTGGCGTTGATCGACCGCGATGAGCGTCGCAGCCTGTTGCTCAACAGCGCTTCGTCGCTGTTGAAGATTCCTCGCGAAGCGCTGCGCAGCAACTTGCTGGAATGGACGGAAAGTTCTCGGGAACACGTCGGTGGCACCCGTCCTGCCACGCCGGGCCAATCAGCGCCGAAACAGGATTCGGTGCTGGACCAATACACCCAGGACCTGACTGCCGATGCGCATGCCGGGCGCATCGATCCCATAGTGGGGCGCGACGGTGAGATTCGTCAGTGCATCGACATCCTCCTCCGCCGCCGGCAGAACAACCCGATTCTCGTGGGCGCGCCAGGCGTGGGCAAGACTGCGGTAGTCGAAGGTCTGGCCTTGCGCATCGCCGCCGGGGATGTGCCGCCGTCGTTGCAGGAAGTCAGCCTGCGGGTGCTCGACCTCGGGCTGTTGCAGGCGGGTGCTGGCGTCAAAGGCGAATTCGAACAGCGTCTCAAAGGTGTGATCGACGCGGTGCGCAGCGCGGAAAAACCAATCATCCTGTTCATCGACGAAGCCCACACCTTGATCGGAGCCGGTGGCGCGGAAGGAGGCAGCGACGCGGCCAATCTGCTGAAACCGGCCCTGGCCCGTGGGGAGTTGCGCACCCTGGCGGCGACGACGTGGCTGGAGTACAAAAAATACTTCGAGAAAGACCCGGCATTGGCGAGACGTTTTCAACTGGTGCAAGTCGAGGAGCCGGATGAAATCACCGCCGTGGAAATGCTCCGTGGCGTTGCGGCGAAACTGGAACAGCATCACGGTGTGCAGGTGCTGGATGCAGCGATTCATGAAGCGGTGAAATTGTCCCATCGCTACATCTCCGGTCGGCAGTTACCGGACAAAGCCATCAGCGTGCTCGACACCGCATGCGCCCGGGTCGCCCTCGGTCAGCATGACGTTCCGCCCCCGCTGGAAAGCTTGCGGCATCGACAAAACAGCCTCAAGGATGAAGTCGAACGCCTGCGCCGGGAACAGGCCACCGGGCTTGATCACCGCGAACGCATCACCCTGCTGGAAAGCGAATCCATCAGTAATGTGCAGGCGATTCGCGAACTGGAAACCCGCTGGAACGAAGAACGGGTCGCCGTGCGTGAATTACTGGAAACCCGCCGCGAACTGCTCGCCCTCAGCGAACGCGCCGACAGCGATAAACCTGACGAAAACATCGACAGCCGCATCGATCACCTGGCCGCCGAACTGGTGCGCCTTGAAGCAGGCCTCGACGCGATTCGCCAGGACGATCCGCTGGTGCCAGAACAGGTCGACACCAAAACCGTCGCCGCCGTCATCGCCGGTTGGACCGGCATCCCGGTCGGCAAAATGCTCGCCGACGAAGCCCACGCCGTGCGCACCCTCGGCCAGCGCATGGGCCAGCGCGTGATGGGCCAAAGCATCGCCCTCGGCACCATCGCCCAGCGCTTGCAAGCCTACCGCGCCGGCCTCACCGACCCGCAAAAACCAGTCGGCGTGTTCCTGCTGGTCGGCCCCACGGGCGTGGGCAAAACCGAAACCGCCTACGCCTTGGCCGACGCGTTGTACGGCGGCGAACGCAACCTGATCAGCATCAACCTTTCCGAATACCAGGAAGCCCACACCGTCAGCCAACTTAAAGGCGCCCCTCCCGGTTATGTCGGTTATGGCAGCGGCGGCGTGCTCACCGAAGCCGTGCGGCGAAAACCGTATTCGGTGGTGTTGCTGGATGAAATAGAGAAAGCCCATCCGGACGTATTGGAGGCGTTTTACAACGTCTTCGACAAAGGCGTGATGGAGGACGGCACCGGGTTGGTGGTGGACTTCAAGAACACCGTGATGCTCGCCACCAGTAACGTTGGGGCGGAGTTGCTACTGGATACGCCAGTAACACAACTGGGCACAGATGCGTTTAACGAAGCGTTGCATAAGGTGTTGCTGCAAGCATTCAGACCGGCGTTTCTGGCGCGCATGACGGTGGTCGCGTACCGGCCGCTGGATGAGGCGACGCTGGAAGGAATTGTGTTGGCCAAGTTGGAGAAATTGCGTGGTCGGTATAAAGCGGCGACAGGGAAACAGTTTGAATTTGATGCCGGAATTGTGCAGGCGGTGTTGGCCAAGTGCAGCGCGGCGGGTGCGCGGGATGTTGAGAATGTGTTGATGACGCAGGTGACGGGGAAGTTGGCGGAGTGGGTGTTGGAGTGACGCTTTTTAACCAACAGCGCCGAGGAGATAGCAATGGGAAATAGTCCATCGAGCAACAAACCCAAACCGCCTGAATCGCCAGTACCTGTGCTGGCGACGCTCGCGTTACTCAGAGCACGTCCGGAGGTGTTTTTCACAACCTATGGTGTGTTCATGAGCTACAAGGCGGGACACGACGGCAACGGCGGAAAATGCTCTCTTATATTAAAAAAGACTACGGCGGCCAATGCATACGAGTTGGAAATTGGAAATGAAGCCGGTACCGATTGGTTCCTGCCTTTCAGAGATAAGCGTGCAGAGTTTATCGACGTTCCCAAAGGCCAGCCGGATGGCACCCTTGTCGTCACACACCCTATGAATGGCTGTGCTCTCTCGGTCCACGAGACGACTTCAGGCCAACTGCGTTTCTTTCATGACTCCGACGGCAAATGCATGGGTGAACTGCCCTCGGAAACGGGCGCAGAAAAATTCCGCGTAACGGCCTCTACCTATCGCAGCGGCATGACCCTTGATGAAGAA containing:
- the tssG gene encoding type VI secretion system baseplate subunit TssG, with the protein product MATPSRHAAFPLNLSEKLRRDPQAFELLQALLLLEREHPQAESLGSGTSPQAEAIRLRGPLTPLFAASEIESLTQQNGEQPVLSTPVFGLGGPDGPLPYAYQEWLQQRARAKDHAPAEFLDLFQHRLLSLLYKVMRKHRIAIGFTVPGASPVQSQLRALTGLLPKALQERGAMPDSAVLACSALFADGRRSLAGFAAVVREHFELPVELSAYEGAWREIPPASRSRMIPGGRNLQLGRTAVAGTRVWDEHAGFRMTLGPLSSAQAAKFLPDGESHPALASLSALYFGPDLDCTLVLLVRGAGPMKLGREAPPLLSWNGGLQRQTSLAVQRIETRLRQLEIT
- the tssH gene encoding type VI secretion system ATPase TssH, with protein sequence MELASLIGRLNPDNRRALERAAQRCLQRGHHYVEIEHLLLELLDIEGGDFAWLLPRFGLERDALTVEINKALELFKSGSTRTPALSTHTTGLLEDAVVQASVLGLDSIRSGLLLLALIDRDERRSLLLNSASSLLKIPREALRSNLLEWTESSREHVGGTRPATPGQSAPKQDSVLDQYTQDLTADAHAGRIDPIVGRDGEIRQCIDILLRRRQNNPILVGAPGVGKTAVVEGLALRIAAGDVPPSLQEVSLRVLDLGLLQAGAGVKGEFEQRLKGVIDAVRSAEKPIILFIDEAHTLIGAGGAEGGSDAANLLKPALARGELRTLAATTWLEYKKYFEKDPALARRFQLVQVEEPDEITAVEMLRGVAAKLEQHHGVQVLDAAIHEAVKLSHRYISGRQLPDKAISVLDTACARVALGQHDVPPPLESLRHRQNSLKDEVERLRREQATGLDHRERITLLESESISNVQAIRELETRWNEERVAVRELLETRRELLALSERADSDKPDENIDSRIDHLAAELVRLEAGLDAIRQDDPLVPEQVDTKTVAAVIAGWTGIPVGKMLADEAHAVRTLGQRMGQRVMGQSIALGTIAQRLQAYRAGLTDPQKPVGVFLLVGPTGVGKTETAYALADALYGGERNLISINLSEYQEAHTVSQLKGAPPGYVGYGSGGVLTEAVRRKPYSVVLLDEIEKAHPDVLEAFYNVFDKGVMEDGTGLVVDFKNTVMLATSNVGAELLLDTPVTQLGTDAFNEALHKVLLQAFRPAFLARMTVVAYRPLDEATLEGIVLAKLEKLRGRYKAATGKQFEFDAGIVQAVLAKCSAAGARDVENVLMTQVTGKLAEWVLE